The proteins below come from a single Fibrobacterota bacterium genomic window:
- the trxA gene encoding thioredoxin gives MASGDFDAFIASQPLPVLADFWADWCGPCKMMAPVLQDLAREWKGRITVIKIDTDKKPELASRFGISGIPTLILFKGGREAHRITGAMPLPDLKRELNPRL, from the coding sequence ATGGCTTCCGGCGATTTCGACGCCTTCATCGCCTCCCAACCTTTGCCCGTGCTCGCCGACTTCTGGGCCGATTGGTGCGGCCCCTGCAAGATGATGGCTCCCGTCCTCCAGGATCTCGCCCGCGAATGGAAGGGGCGGATAACCGTCATCAAGATCGACACGGATAAGAAGCCGGAACTGGCTTCGCGTTTCGGCATCTCCGGCATCCCCACTCTCATCCTATTCAAGGGCGGGCGCGAGGCCCACCGCATCACCGGCGCCATGCCTCTGCCCGATCTGAAAAGGGAATTGAACCCCCGCCTTTAA